One window from the genome of Streptomyces sp. NBC_00287 encodes:
- a CDS encoding nuclear transport factor 2 family protein, whose amino-acid sequence MPDEATLKALAVAHCERINAGDVEGLLALYSPAVRFEDPVGAGPRVGHGALRSHIAGAVAAAVHDAYGEPVAAPDGRHAAVPVTSTMNFLPNGPLMVRYGMLDTPEEPQNARMEFTCMLVVEVGPGGLIEEMRAYWGRSDVRFLD is encoded by the coding sequence GTGCCCGACGAAGCGACGCTGAAGGCCCTGGCCGTGGCGCACTGCGAGCGCATCAACGCCGGTGATGTGGAAGGGCTGTTGGCGCTGTACTCGCCCGCCGTTCGCTTCGAGGATCCGGTGGGTGCCGGTCCGCGCGTCGGGCATGGCGCGCTGCGTTCGCATATCGCGGGCGCGGTGGCGGCGGCGGTCCATGACGCGTACGGGGAGCCCGTGGCGGCGCCCGACGGGCGGCATGCCGCCGTTCCTGTCACCTCCACGATGAATTTCCTTCCGAACGGGCCGTTGATGGTGCGTTACGGAATGCTGGACACTCCGGAAGAACCACAGAACGCGCGCATGGAGTTCACCTGCATGTTGGTCGTCGAAGTCGGCCCGGGCGGGTTGATCGAGGAGATGCGCGCTTACTGGGGCCGGTCGGACGTTCGTTTTCTGGACTGA
- a CDS encoding nuclear transport factor 2 family protein — protein sequence MVDEEKRKAVVLEYCRLLNAGDLDGVLALFSPDVRFQDPVGTEALVGRAAVRRHLGAAVAAGIQETPGTLTAALDGASVTLEVSGTMAVPGADDGSRVAFRLVSLMRVDGAGLISDVRVIAGRSDLAPVSAAAPTPAR from the coding sequence GTGGTGGACGAGGAGAAGCGCAAAGCGGTGGTTCTTGAGTATTGCCGGCTGCTGAACGCCGGAGATCTGGACGGTGTCCTCGCCCTCTTCTCTCCCGATGTGCGGTTCCAGGACCCGGTGGGCACTGAGGCGTTGGTGGGGCGGGCGGCAGTGCGCCGGCATCTGGGGGCGGCCGTCGCCGCGGGCATCCAGGAGACCCCGGGCACCCTCACGGCGGCTCTGGACGGGGCGAGCGTGACGCTGGAGGTCTCGGGGACGATGGCCGTGCCGGGCGCCGACGACGGCAGCCGGGTGGCCTTTCGGCTGGTCAGCCTGATGCGGGTGGATGGGGCGGGGTTGATCTCCGACGTCCGCGTGATCGCGGGCCGGTCCGACTTGGCGCCGGTCAGCGCAGCAGCGCCCACTCCTGCGCGGTGA
- a CDS encoding FAD-dependent oxidoreductase: MSTKPSHGAVIGGGLAGMLTARALRRHLDRVTVIDRDDLPGGPEPRKGVPQARHAHLLWSGGARIVESLLPGTVERLRAAGARRIGVQSDLVNMSPYGWQRRFPETQFLIAVGRPLLDWIVRDQVLADQGITVLARTEVHQLRGSGGHLDGIAVRDLDGGEVTELDAEIVVDASGRGSRLRQWVAPLGIPEPEEDVVDSGITYSTRIYRAPERAAARFPMVSVYADFRAGVPGRSGLILPIEEGRWIVTLSGTRGAEPATDEAGFTAFAEGLRHPLVGEVLATAEPLGPVRGSRSTANRRIHYDRLDRWPDNLVVLGDAFAAFNPVYGHGMSSAARAVAVLDRTLRRHRGKPDLAGTAMRGIAAAIDDPWILAASQDVFYPGCRVEAKDPRLSEELHSRQDFSERVGTVGLSDPVVSAASAGVTTLAAPVSSLQSPAVLGALRSGPAQPALTEPPLTAQEWALLR; the protein is encoded by the coding sequence GTGTCGACGAAGCCCAGCCACGGTGCCGTGATCGGCGGCGGACTCGCCGGCATGCTCACGGCACGGGCCCTGCGCAGACACCTCGACCGGGTCACCGTCATCGATCGTGACGACCTCCCGGGCGGCCCCGAGCCGCGCAAGGGCGTCCCCCAGGCCCGCCATGCCCATCTGCTGTGGTCGGGCGGCGCGCGGATCGTGGAGTCGCTGCTGCCGGGCACCGTCGAACGCCTGCGCGCCGCGGGCGCCCGTCGCATCGGGGTCCAGTCCGACCTGGTCAACATGTCCCCGTACGGCTGGCAACGACGCTTCCCCGAGACGCAGTTCCTCATCGCGGTCGGCCGGCCGCTGCTGGACTGGATCGTCCGGGACCAGGTCCTCGCCGACCAGGGCATCACGGTGCTCGCCCGGACCGAGGTCCATCAACTGCGGGGCAGTGGTGGGCACCTCGACGGCATCGCCGTCCGCGACCTCGACGGCGGCGAAGTGACCGAACTGGACGCCGAGATCGTCGTGGACGCCAGTGGACGCGGCTCCCGGCTCCGCCAGTGGGTCGCCCCGCTGGGCATCCCCGAGCCGGAGGAGGACGTCGTCGACTCCGGGATCACCTACTCCACCCGGATCTACCGCGCCCCCGAACGGGCCGCCGCCCGGTTCCCCATGGTCAGTGTGTACGCCGATTTCCGGGCCGGAGTCCCGGGCCGCAGCGGGCTGATCCTGCCCATCGAGGAAGGCCGGTGGATCGTCACTCTCTCCGGCACCCGGGGCGCCGAACCCGCCACCGACGAGGCCGGGTTCACCGCCTTCGCCGAAGGGCTGCGCCACCCCCTGGTGGGCGAGGTGCTCGCCACCGCCGAGCCGCTCGGCCCGGTCCGAGGCTCCCGCAGCACCGCCAACCGGCGCATCCACTACGACCGCCTGGACCGCTGGCCGGACAACCTGGTGGTGCTCGGCGACGCCTTCGCCGCCTTCAACCCCGTCTACGGCCACGGCATGAGCTCCGCCGCCCGTGCGGTCGCCGTACTCGACCGCACCCTCCGCCGCCACCGGGGCAAGCCCGACCTGGCGGGCACCGCGATGCGCGGGATCGCCGCGGCCATCGACGACCCCTGGATCCTCGCGGCCTCGCAGGACGTCTTCTACCCCGGCTGCCGGGTCGAGGCGAAGGACCCGCGGCTCTCCGAGGAGCTGCACAGCCGCCAGGACTTCTCCGAACGCGTCGGTACGGTCGGGCTGTCCGACCCGGTGGTCAGCGCGGCGTCGGCGGGCGTGACCACGCTCGCGGCCCCCGTCTCCAGCCTTCAGTCACCCGCGGTGCTGGGCGCGCTGCGGTCGGGTCCTGCGCAGCCGGCGCTCACCGAGCCGCCGCTCACCGCGCAGGAGTGGGCGCTGCTGCGCTGA
- a CDS encoding helix-turn-helix transcriptional regulator, translating to MALIQREAQLDRLRTAFHNCGDQHGGQVCLITGGVGSGKTALLEAFADYVTQRSAHLLRAVGSRAERNLQFAVMDQLIDSSGLGRASIRQVASAVRHLARTAPPTPPGDDLAGLTTPEPEGPPYPGPATAEQPLPSTVHGRLAALLDLARPAPLVIAIDDVHHADQASLQCLLYAVRRLRHKRMMVVLTESPALRAPHPHFRAELMSQPCFSRIDLAPLTDEALGMLAETHPVPSARARIARRAPALTGGSPLLMRALLEDPTATGTAPGGGSDAPLAQAVLCSLYRHEPEVRATAQTLAVLGRPTPMPVLARLLALTPDLTAQALQLLGQSGLVDGDRIRRPLVAAVLADLPAEERRRLHRRVAAVLHEFGAEPEVIARHLIGADWAEPDWAQPALHRAAAQALDSGRPDLACACLRLTQRQAPGGQGWTSSDSMLLRSRWQLNPLSATTDLGALAAAEGPDGYPPAALTGVPALLWQERSDTACAIVTAVARRPDLDPKTRARLAAARLLISLCRPDHYPQARTEARSSTDSGTATSVTGRHLDALALLADTLAPERGGRDAAADAESMIQRYLADDGALGLLAALLLVMVYAGRPGPVREWTRLLLARPSVGYAPSWKAVLHAIRAEAALRLGCPQEAEEQGRAALTVITPQAWGVAVAAPLGTLVAAATEAGRFEDADRWLARPVPAESFRTPLGLHYLAARARYQLAIGCRRAAADDLRWVRREMAAWRMDSAALVPWRLDLARVHIALGQQREAVRLLEEQLDPARPVDERTRGSALRLLAGLVPPEQGRQLLVRAVKLLENSGDRRELARALSDRARSLRQPTGPAPVVARRAHSRAPAEESLCPERPRRQRPERAEQLGALSEAESRVAALAAQGHTNRQISSKLFITVSTVEQHLTRIYRKLDVKQRTDLATRLAAVGALGK from the coding sequence GTGGCACTGATACAGCGGGAAGCACAGCTCGACCGGCTGCGCACGGCATTCCACAACTGCGGCGACCAGCACGGCGGGCAGGTCTGTCTGATCACCGGCGGGGTCGGCAGCGGCAAGACCGCGCTGCTGGAGGCCTTCGCCGACTATGTGACCCAGCGCTCGGCCCATCTGCTGCGCGCCGTCGGCTCACGGGCCGAGCGCAATCTCCAGTTCGCCGTCATGGACCAGCTCATCGACAGCTCCGGACTCGGGCGGGCGTCGATACGCCAGGTCGCCTCCGCCGTACGACATCTCGCCCGCACCGCGCCGCCCACGCCGCCCGGCGACGACCTCGCGGGGCTGACCACCCCGGAACCGGAGGGTCCCCCCTACCCGGGGCCCGCCACCGCCGAACAGCCGCTGCCGTCCACCGTGCACGGCAGACTCGCCGCCCTGCTCGATCTGGCCCGGCCCGCGCCCCTGGTGATCGCCATCGACGATGTGCACCATGCCGACCAGGCGTCCCTGCAGTGTCTGCTGTACGCGGTGCGCAGGCTGCGGCACAAGCGGATGATGGTGGTGCTCACCGAGTCCCCGGCGCTGCGCGCCCCGCATCCGCATTTCCGGGCCGAGCTGATGAGCCAGCCGTGCTTCTCCCGGATCGACCTCGCCCCGCTCACCGACGAGGCACTGGGCATGCTCGCGGAGACCCACCCGGTCCCCTCGGCACGTGCCCGTATCGCCCGCCGGGCGCCCGCGCTGACCGGCGGGAGCCCGCTGCTGATGCGCGCCCTGCTCGAGGACCCGACGGCAACCGGCACCGCGCCCGGAGGCGGCAGCGACGCACCGCTGGCCCAAGCCGTGCTCTGCTCGCTCTACCGGCACGAGCCCGAGGTGCGGGCCACCGCGCAGACCCTCGCCGTGCTGGGCCGTCCGACCCCGATGCCGGTGCTGGCCCGGCTACTCGCCCTGACCCCGGACCTGACCGCCCAGGCGCTCCAACTGCTGGGCCAGTCCGGGCTGGTGGACGGCGACCGGATCAGGCGTCCGCTGGTCGCCGCCGTCCTCGCGGACCTGCCCGCCGAGGAGCGGCGCCGGCTGCACCGGAGGGTGGCCGCGGTGCTGCACGAGTTCGGCGCCGAGCCGGAGGTGATCGCCCGTCATCTCATCGGCGCCGACTGGGCCGAGCCGGACTGGGCGCAGCCCGCGCTGCATCGGGCCGCCGCCCAGGCGCTGGACTCCGGCCGCCCCGACCTCGCCTGCGCCTGCTTACGGCTGACGCAGCGTCAGGCTCCGGGCGGCCAGGGGTGGACCTCGTCCGACAGCATGCTGCTGCGCTCCCGTTGGCAGCTCAACCCGCTGTCCGCCACCACGGACCTCGGGGCGCTTGCCGCGGCCGAGGGGCCCGACGGTTACCCGCCGGCCGCGCTCACGGGCGTACCCGCGCTGCTGTGGCAGGAACGCAGTGACACGGCCTGCGCGATCGTCACGGCCGTCGCCCGGCGGCCCGACCTCGACCCCAAGACCCGCGCCCGGCTCGCCGCGGCCCGCCTGCTGATCTCGCTCTGCCGCCCGGACCACTACCCACAGGCCCGCACCGAGGCCCGGAGCAGCACGGACTCCGGTACGGCCACCTCCGTCACCGGCCGCCATCTGGACGCGCTCGCACTGCTCGCCGACACCCTCGCCCCCGAGCGGGGTGGGCGGGACGCGGCGGCGGACGCCGAGTCGATGATCCAGCGCTATCTCGCCGACGACGGCGCGCTCGGCCTGCTGGCGGCCCTGCTGCTGGTGATGGTGTACGCGGGACGGCCGGGTCCGGTCCGCGAGTGGACGCGGCTGCTGCTGGCCCGGCCCTCGGTGGGGTACGCGCCGAGCTGGAAGGCGGTCCTGCACGCGATCCGGGCCGAGGCGGCGCTCCGGCTCGGCTGTCCGCAGGAGGCCGAGGAGCAGGGGCGGGCCGCGCTGACGGTGATCACGCCGCAGGCGTGGGGGGTCGCGGTGGCGGCTCCGCTCGGCACCCTGGTGGCCGCGGCCACCGAGGCGGGCCGGTTCGAGGACGCCGACCGCTGGCTCGCCCGGCCGGTCCCCGCGGAGTCCTTCCGTACGCCGCTCGGACTGCACTATCTGGCCGCGCGCGCCCGCTATCAACTCGCCATCGGCTGCCGCCGGGCCGCCGCCGACGATCTGCGCTGGGTCCGCCGGGAGATGGCGGCCTGGCGGATGGACTCCGCGGCCCTGGTGCCGTGGCGCCTGGACCTCGCCCGGGTGCACATCGCCCTCGGGCAGCAGCGGGAGGCCGTACGGCTGCTGGAGGAGCAGCTCGATCCCGCCCGGCCCGTGGACGAACGCACCCGGGGCTCAGCGCTGCGGCTGCTCGCCGGTCTTGTGCCGCCCGAGCAGGGCCGTCAGTTGCTGGTTCGGGCGGTGAAGCTGCTGGAGAACAGCGGGGACCGGCGCGAACTGGCCCGCGCGCTGTCCGACCGGGCACGGTCGCTGCGTCAACCCACCGGTCCGGCCCCGGTGGTGGCTCGCCGCGCCCATTCCCGGGCGCCTGCGGAGGAGTCGCTCTGCCCGGAGCGACCGCGGCGGCAGCGCCCGGAACGCGCCGAGCAGCTCGGTGCCTTGAGCGAGGCCGAGAGCAGGGTCGCCGCGCTCGCCGCGCAGGGGCACACCAACCGGCAGATCTCCAGCAAGCTGTTCATCACGGTGAGCACCGTGGAGCAGCATCTGACCCGGATCTACCGGAAGTTGGATGTGAAACAGCGCACCGATCTCGCCACCCGGCTGGCCGCCGTGGGCGCGCTCGGCAAGTAG
- a CDS encoding thioesterase II family protein yields the protein MSAASGPYDTWFRRYEPGSPGAVKLVALPHAGGSAPYFVPLARALAPELDVLCVQYPGRQERYREPVPTELRELADQVYKALVSVPVGPVVLFGHSMGAVLAYEIARRLEESGGGELLGVIASGRRAPHRYREETVHLRDDDGIIAEIRQLSGTDPGALADEDLLRMVMPALRADYRAVETYRTTPGAAPLSAPVTVLTGESDPRVSADDARAWEELTSGTFRLRSFPGGHFYLNGRPAEVTAAIRESVGAFRSAAAPTSP from the coding sequence ATGTCGGCAGCATCCGGTCCGTACGACACCTGGTTCCGCCGGTACGAGCCCGGCTCGCCCGGTGCCGTGAAGCTCGTCGCGCTGCCGCATGCCGGTGGTTCCGCGCCCTACTTCGTGCCGTTGGCCCGTGCGCTCGCGCCGGAGCTGGATGTGCTGTGCGTGCAGTATCCGGGCCGGCAGGAGCGGTACCGCGAGCCTGTGCCCACCGAACTGCGGGAGCTCGCGGACCAGGTGTACAAGGCACTTGTCTCGGTCCCGGTGGGCCCCGTGGTGCTCTTCGGGCACAGCATGGGTGCCGTCCTCGCCTACGAGATCGCCCGTCGGCTGGAGGAGTCCGGCGGGGGCGAACTGCTGGGCGTCATCGCCTCCGGGCGGCGCGCTCCGCACCGGTACCGCGAGGAGACCGTCCACCTCCGGGACGACGACGGGATCATCGCCGAGATCCGTCAGTTGAGCGGCACCGACCCGGGAGCGCTGGCCGACGAGGACCTGCTGCGCATGGTGATGCCCGCGCTGCGCGCCGACTACCGGGCGGTGGAGACCTACCGGACGACACCCGGCGCCGCCCCGCTGAGCGCGCCCGTCACCGTGCTGACCGGTGAGAGCGACCCGCGGGTGAGCGCGGACGACGCCCGGGCATGGGAGGAGTTGACGAGCGGGACCTTCCGCCTCCGGTCCTTCCCGGGCGGCCACTTCTACCTCAATGGCCGGCCGGCGGAGGTGACGGCGGCGATCCGGGAGAGCGTCGGGGCCTTCCGCTCCGCCGCCGCGCCGACCTCGCCGTAA
- a CDS encoding phytase — translation MTATLVALAVTLPAQAQASSDLPALTPRAETAPLYDDEAGGNSDADDPAIWRNAADPGRSLVVATAKEGGLRVYDLDAREIQSVPAPAGPTPEDAPGRFNNVDLVQGLKLSTGRADLAVTSDRGNDRLRFYRIDRDRADGPLTDVTDPAAAPVFNADQEEINDQRTAYGLATWTDRATSRSYALVSRRETTSVALLELLPGRNGTVGYRKIRTIDLPSAFRLPDGTSWTPCLEPGELPQIEGMVVDPANGVLYAGQEDVGIWRLRADLTGTPKLLDKVREFGVPGTYDEATEECTPGADPGYGGTRISADVEGLTLLPEADGDGYLLASSQGDNTFAAYDRELDENNEYEGGFRVTAASATLDGSEECDGAAVLNAPLGRRYPNGLLVVQDGDETPQSDDRTATGFKFVDLADVMDALED, via the coding sequence ATGACGGCCACGCTGGTGGCACTCGCCGTGACGCTGCCCGCACAGGCGCAGGCGTCGTCCGACCTGCCCGCGCTCACCCCCCGGGCCGAGACGGCGCCGCTCTACGACGACGAGGCGGGCGGCAACTCCGACGCGGACGACCCGGCGATCTGGCGCAACGCCGCAGACCCGGGCCGCAGCCTGGTCGTCGCGACGGCCAAGGAGGGCGGACTTCGGGTCTACGACCTCGACGCGCGCGAGATCCAGTCCGTGCCCGCCCCGGCAGGACCGACGCCCGAGGACGCCCCCGGCCGCTTCAACAACGTCGACCTGGTGCAGGGCCTGAAGCTGTCCACCGGCCGCGCCGACCTCGCCGTCACCAGCGACCGCGGCAACGACCGGCTGCGCTTCTACCGCATCGACCGCGACCGCGCCGACGGCCCGCTCACCGACGTCACCGACCCGGCCGCAGCGCCCGTCTTCAACGCCGACCAGGAAGAGATCAACGACCAGCGCACCGCCTACGGCCTGGCCACCTGGACCGACCGCGCGACGAGCCGCTCGTACGCGCTGGTCAGCCGACGCGAGACCACCAGTGTCGCCCTCCTGGAACTGCTCCCGGGCCGGAACGGCACCGTCGGCTACCGCAAGATCCGCACCATCGACCTGCCCTCGGCCTTCCGCCTCCCCGACGGCACGTCCTGGACCCCCTGCCTGGAGCCCGGTGAACTGCCCCAGATCGAGGGCATGGTGGTCGACCCCGCCAACGGCGTGCTCTACGCCGGCCAGGAGGACGTCGGCATCTGGCGCCTGCGCGCCGACCTCACCGGCACGCCCAAGCTCCTCGACAAGGTCCGTGAGTTCGGCGTCCCCGGCACCTACGACGAGGCCACCGAGGAGTGCACCCCGGGCGCCGACCCCGGCTACGGCGGTACCCGTATCTCCGCCGATGTCGAGGGCCTGACCCTGCTCCCCGAGGCCGATGGCGACGGCTACCTCCTCGCCTCCAGCCAGGGCGACAACACCTTCGCCGCGTACGACCGCGAGCTCGACGAGAACAACGAGTACGAGGGCGGCTTCCGGGTCACGGCCGCCTCCGCGACCCTCGACGGCTCCGAGGAGTGCGACGGAGCGGCGGTCCTGAACGCCCCGCTCGGCCGCCGCTACCCCAACGGTCTGCTGGTCGTCCAGGACGGCGACGAGACCCCGCAGAGCGACGACCGTACGGCCACCGGCTTCAAGTTCGTCGACCTCGCTGATGTGATGGACGCCCTGGAGGACTGA